TTCGTATTTTCGTGTGTAATTTCTTAATGTTGTTTATCCTTAAGTAAGTTTTACCTACCACTTATCTGTGGATAAATTACTATAAATACATTACATCAATTTCCAAACTATATAGGTCAATACAACATTCATAGTTCTTtacttttaaaacataaattcaaacaataccatttgaattatttctttatatatatatatatataatcaaatgcaatattcaagcacaattcaacttaatattatccaatcatatatatcataaattaatttaaaatctcaTAAACTGCAcgtatttacatatttatttatttgaaaaatccGGTGCAGACCATTGAATAAGATATAGAAAGATCTAGAATATAAGACGATGAAGCACAAAGAAATAGAATGAGATGACTAAAGCATTACAAGAATACGAACATGTAATATTCTcattagagaagaaaaaagaaaaagaaaatctataCTATCCAATACAGAAGATACAAGGAGAAAAAacaaaccaaattaaaatgttatagtTTAGTAAGACAAGAtggaaaaatattctttaaattaaaaaaatattaccacATAATTAGTGAATTGAATTTTTAGCGACCTATGTAATAAAGGTGACATAAAATCCTTCTTTTATACtaacacaaaatttaaattataataaaatagccTATATAAACTACTTTTACATAATCAATAAGTCTCTccatataaaaatgttttaaagttatTGATAGTGAGAGAGATGGAACTTGTTCTTGAAGATGAAGATATGTTGTTTTACTTTCTATGGCGTGTTGTCATGCATTCAACAACACTTTTAAATAACATACTCTCCTTacttactttcttcttcttttcttatacGTAAGAATCAATCATtcataacaacaacaacaaaactatTGCACTCATATTTCACTTTTCACAacttttccaaataaaatttgtttttttaaaggttaattaccataatcattgtgttttctattttacaatttagaatattgtttccattttatcttcaaaaaatatattaaaaattcaaaatatacatttaaattattcttattcttaatttttatacaatttaaaaatactgAATGTTTCGGAACATAAAATATCATTCATTCTTCAATAGATTTAAGATTTTATAGagtttaagaataatttataagttaaaaaaaaaagaattagaaatCAAACCCATACTGTCTTCAATTGTTTGATAAATCCATTTACGAGGTTTTGCTTTAACAACGTTTTCAGTCTTTGCTATTTTCTAATAGCTTCAGTAGTGATTGTTGAGAGGAATATTCCAACTACGTTTTATCAAATATTccaaataatttgtttttggtGAGGTCCATATCTCTCTCTATAAgtataatcattttttttggatttcattttgaatattaaaaacagtttttttttttctgaataaaCAGGGTATATTTCCTGAGCTGTATTTTGTGACAATTACATCTATCACTGTTCTTAAATACCTTATGAATTGTCAAAATAGtagtttttttatgttatactttatatttaaatgtattgACTAATCTCCTTGAAAATTTTATGAACAAATTCCTGATCCGATAACaacttatattaataaaaaaaacaaaataagaagacattaaacacaaataattattcttactagtttttcatttctttatacGTATGAGTAAGGGCCGTGAACGAGGCAGTCGAAAGGCGCGGTATGGGTGTTGCTTCCTCCACTACCCCAAGTGTTTCTGTActtttcactattttcttttatttcaaaaatactctacatttctctactattttcttttatttcaaaaataccctacacttCCCCATTATCTTCaataatctttctctttctctctctgcattaatggagcattcatatggcttagatttaaacttgtgatatattgtaaaattttatttacactttcccttaaataagtttgatatTCATACTTCTTTTATGTCTTCTCAAACAAACTCACTCCTACCGTCtgaactttttgttttttaaataaaaatatcacaaaagaaattaatttcgGTTATTttgaagtaataaaaaaaagtttttgttATATGGGCGGTACTAAATccaataaaaaacacaaaatttttcTATTAAGAAGCATAGTGAGTATGAAAACTTATATAgacaaaataatgaaagataagaaaaagtaataatGGTCGtacaaaagaaaatgagaaggaCAGCAAAAGTGGGGTAGGAAGATAAAAACGGGGTGTGAATAAAAGTAGTTTGTGTTGAACCCAAAATAACGATTAAAGTGTAAACTACTTCgaaaaaaaataagagtgaCAGGGGACGGTAGAAAGTTTCTTCCTGCACATCTATAACTTTCTTTCTGCacctttataattttttttccatttttctcttCGGATTTTAGAAtctaaaagtttttttatttatttatggattGTACAGTTGCGCAATCTAGAAGATAAATATGACttttaaagttttgttttttctcaaaaaatagTTATCAGATTATACTATTTGAAAATCATTTGGCTTTCAGATTACATaatgtaaaagtatttttttatttatttatcaaattatataattcaaatattttttctaaagaaaaaactttcaaattataaaatctgaaaattaaaaaataatttctaaattgtataatctaaaaaggttgaaatagaaaaaaaaaatcttatggGCTGTAGGAAGAAAGCTATGTATGGAATGCAAACTGACACTGCCAGGACGCTATACAAGGCTGAAAACACAGTAACGCAATATGTAATTTTGcaatatgtaattttgaactattttttaattttttgtgtatataaattatccagttaaaacaatactaatataattaataaaaattgtaagttGTTTAAATTGAGAACTAAGATTacagaaagtaaaaattaaaaaaaaaacaccacattctcaaataaaaaacaaaaagaatggTCAAAGTTACAATTTTGAGAAAGAACGAACTTCAGTCCTCGAACATTCATTGTAGCAAAGAAAACTGTTTGCTGAAAAATATTCCCAACCAGAACAATTGCACGTTGCTCAACTTCACAAGACATAAATAGGCATGATGGACCAACTTTAAGAGAGGGAGACATTCTGTTGTCCTTTTAAAAGATAATCATAAGAACATgcacttagtttttttttttcatccaaattttacaaatttaaatgtactgttttcaatttttcattttgttgttAAAGTTTATCTTTTGTAAGTTTTATGGATACTTTATGCTTCACTCAGTCAGACAATAGTTCAGTTTTTGAATGTATTTGGTGATCCAATGAACCTTTAATGCATTACTTTGACTGCACAGAAAGAGATTGTTGTGCGGCAAAGCAATGAGCTTTTGGCATTAGGTTTGAGGTAAATATGAAATATGCAGATTACATTATGCATAAACATCAATGAAGATCCGTCCAGAAAACGTGTGAATCTCAGACAGCATAATGTGAAAATAGATAAAAGTAATGATAATTAAGAAGGGTGGAGTGGTTTAAGTCACTTTCCGTTGGCTCCTCCAATTTCTTCCCTCCCCTTTTGGGAATCCCTACACTGACGTCAACAGCTAGCTGGCAAGTGGCACCTGTCGGTGATTCTCTTTCATCATCTCTTCTTTAATGTTTTTCCCACTTGCCCTATTGTTTCTTACCACTTCCATGTGCTTTTTTTAAGCTTCTCTCACTTTTTGGCATATTATTAGATAGATTTGATTTTGCTGTAGCTTTCATTTTTACCATCTTTCTGTCAAAAcctgatttttctttcttaaattattaatgTGAATTTGGTTCAACAGTGATGTTTCTTTCATGACGGATGTGCTGAAGGTCCCACAGAGAGTAAATCATGTTCAGACATGCTTATTCTTTTGGGCTGTTTAGTTtctgtgatatttttttttctcaacctTTCAACTGTCTCTGCAGTTCTTGTTTTGCGGTTCTAACTTCTCAGTCACATAAGTTCCTCACGGGGGTGAGTGAGTGAACTTTGAATAAGTAAGTGCTTTGTATGAGTTTTTGAGGTTTGCCTTGTTAGGTTTTGATCTTTGATGCGTGGTGTGGTGTGGCAGTTGAAGTTGTATTGAAAAAGGTGATTTTTTTCGCAGTGGCAAGCATGGCAAGAGGAAGAGCAGATGTGAACTCTAGAAAAAATTTAGTCGTGGCTGTGTTGTTTTTGGTGATTGTTGGTGTTTTCTTCTACTTTTATTCTCAGAGTGGCGATTCATCTATTGTTGAGTATGGGGATAAATCTTTGAGACAATTGGGTTTGAAAGGAGACAGAGATGTGAGCGAATCTTCCTCCACACTTATTGGAGGAGAGGACAGTGCTATACCAAAGACCATTCCAGTGAGttaatttaagattttgaaCTGAATAAGTTTAACGTTTTCCATTGACACTACCCTAGAATTTGTGTTTCTACTACTATGGcaccttcaactttttttttactctcGTATTTACCTTTTTAAGGTCTGTGACGATCGTCTATCAGAGCTTATTCCTTGTCTGGACAGAAACCTCATATACCAAACAAGATTGAAGCTTGATTTAGCACTGATGGAGCACTATGAAAGACACTGCCCAATACCTGAGAGGCGTTATAACTGTTTGATTCCTCCTCCTCCAGGGTACAAGGTGACGTTTTCACTCTCCTGGGATTGCTTACGTTAGATGGAACTATGAAAGTTCAGTGTTTTGAAATATTCTTTGCTTAAGTTTTTAGTTTCTTATGTTGATCTTGATAATAGATTCCAATCAACTGGCCCAAAAGCAGAGACCAGGTGTGGAAGGCAAACATACCTCATACCCATCTTGCAACTGAAAAATCTGACCAGAATTGGATGGTTGTGAAAGgtgaaaaaatagtttttcctGGTGGAGGAACCCATTTCCATTATGGTGCTGATAAATACATTGCTTCAATTGCTAATGTAAGCTTCAATTACCAATGTAATGCTTCAATTGTTCAAGATCTGTTAATTTTCTGTCAAAATTTGTCCTAATTGAGAGTATTTTAATCCATTCACAATTTTGTTACAGATGcttaattttccaaacaataatataaacaatgaGGGAAGAGTGAGGTCTGTTCTTGATGTTGGGTGTGGAGTTGCTAGCTTTGGAGGATATCTTCTTTCTTCTGATGTGATAGCAATGTCATTGGCTCCAAATGATGTTCATCAGAATCAAATTCAGTTTGCCTTAGAGAGGGGAATTCCAGCATATCTTGGTGTCTTAGGGACCCTGAGGCTCCCTTACCCAAGTAGATCTTTTGAATTTGCTCATTGTTCTCGCTGTAGAATTGATTGGCTTCAGAGAGATGGTATCCTTCTCCTTGAGCTGGATAGGTTACTGAGGCCAGGAGGTTATTTTGCATATTCATCTCCTGAAGCCTATGCACAGGATGAGGAAGATAGGAGAATATGGAGAGAAATGAGTGCTCTTGTGGAGAGGATGTGCTGGAAAGTTGCTGCTAAGAGGAATCAGACTGTTATTTGGGTCAAGCCTCTCACAAATAGTTGCTACTTAAAGAGAATGCCTGGTACTTTGCCTCCACTATGCAGATCTGATGATGATCCTGATGCTGTTTCCGGAGTTAAAATGAAAGCTTGCATTTCACGCTATTCTGATCGTGAGTCATATTTCCTGTGTGTTATAATATCATTAGTTGTTTTTATTGAAAGTTTCAAATCGACTACagataagactaatttataatGTATAAGTGACTACAAACTTCACTTTACAAACTggttttgtaagattgagttaggtttaaagttcatttcttaaTGTTCAAAAGTATGATTATTAATGTCCTCATGTTTATGCAGTTGTTGAATAGTTCACTTTATGAAATTGCTTTTGTTATTGCCATTATAGATAGGTCCATGTCTTTCTGGATATGGTATATATGATAATACTAGATCGTTTTTGCATGTTTCACTAGCAATGGCTTTAGTAGTTAATAACTCTTGTATGCAATAACAGTATATTCTGGTGTTTAATGCAGAAATGCACAAAGCAAAAGGAAGTGGTTTGGCTCCTTGGCCAGCTCGATTGACTACTCCACCTCCTCGTCTGGCAGAAATTCACTATTCTTCTAAAATGTTTGAGAAGGACGTGGTAATTTAAACTCTATCTTGATTACCATTTCAATATCTCCAATATTATTCTTTCATTGATCAGAAAGAAGTATCAACATGAGGCTTCGACTAGCTgtaacagaagaagaaaaatatgaaagaaaatacAAGAACAAGGGGGAGGATGCTTAAAACCCTGGCATTAATCAACCCATAGTAATAGATAACTGAGATCACATGCGTTACTAGACCGTATTTTACCATGAACAAGTTCATGTTATACCCATCTGTTGCCTAGGCATCAGTTTGCCCCCTAAATTTTCCTTCTACAATTGGTTCCTTATTCATTATCTATTGGAAGACCATCTAAAGATGACACCTTATGAACAATTCTTTATATTAGTTGAATGTGTAAAGATAtagattttaagcctaactcaatttTATAGAACCGgcttataaaatgaaatttacacTTGCTTTAGATACTGTAAATTGACTTTATCACTACTCGATGTGAAACTTTTGACAATATGTAGTTATTCTATATCTTCTTCTCCAGTTCTAAGATGATCATGATGATCTTGCAATGGAAATTGACatgaacaaacaaacaaacgaATGTTGGCTAGTTTTACTAGAGATCTAACTTTGTGCAGGAAGTTTGGCAAGAAAGAGTTGATAATTACTGGAGCAAGCTAGGAAGTAAGATTAAAGCAGGCACAATACGGAATGTGATGGATATGAGGGCAAATATAGGTTCATTTGCAGCAGCTTTGAAGGACAAAGATGTTTGGGTTATGAATGTGGTGCCACAAAATGAACCAAAATCTCTCGCCATAATATATGACAGAGGATTGATAGGAGCAGTTCACAACTGGTATGGCTCGTTTCTTTCatgaaacaattattttaacaaGCTTAATTTATGGCAAACcttattcaaatttttgtttcattttactACTTACTCTCTCCTTTGGATAAATGAACATAAAATGCAAGAACCAATCAAAACATTAAATTGTTCACATTCTAAGCAACAAGAAGAACTTATATTAGATGTTTCTTTTATTAGAGTTCAATAATCAAAGACTTTTCAAGGTAGATATCATACAATTTAACAAACTAATCATATTTGATGATTTGTAATTGGAtgatagttaaaaaaatttaattagatgtattttttattcttaattacaACACATTTTATAATTTGCTTAAGATTGAAATACtctttaattataatcaatttatCTAAATTTTAGATTGACTTAAATATGTTATTGGTCCAATTTTATCGTTTTGGTTCCTAtacttttttttccattttggttcttataatttcaaattttactattttgacCGTTATTGTTAGGGTCTCCTGCTTAAACGATGATGCTTAAATGATGATGTGACACGCATGAGTAATGTCATGAAGACACATGACACCATGTGGCACCACTTATTATCAGGACATGACATTTTGTATAATACATCATCAAGAGTAGATCTTAGATATTCggaattaaaatagtaaaattttaagatatagGAACccaaatgataaaatttatatattataaaaaccATTTAGGTATTTAGTACAAagctatttttataaattaatatttgttatttttaatgatatttttgaaatattatgtcacttaaatataaaattaatctaaaaacaaatatttatatatttttttaagttataccCAATTTTACATCTAATgttagttaaattaatttacagTTCTTGTTTCATGAAATAATGAATGGTTACCGTGaatcataataataaacatttgaTAGTTTGATAACTATTTGATAGCCGGTAGTTAGTTAGATATAATGAACAATAAATTTCgtcaaaataaattaagaagTGAATTCTAAGTTTACTTTAactatacaaatttaatttttgaagtaaattttgtattcatttatagattataaaattgtcttattttaaattgtctAATCTCAAGTTGAGAGATCTTCAACGGATTTAAATGTCAAATATCATATAGTGGGTCCtttttgaaggaaaagaaagaggTAATAAGTTCTCTTGACAAGAAAATCTTATTCAGTGAAAACCAACATTATTTCAGTTATTGAAATGTGGATTCAACATGATCTGATAAAATCTGATAATTTGTTCAAATATGAAAACCTGGTATTAACCATGCTGTggctatttatatattttatgaatggaaCAGGTGTGAAGCTTTTTCAACCTACCCTCGAACTTATGACCTACTACATGCATGGACTGTATTTTCTGATATTATTAAGAAAGAATGCAGTCCAGAGGACTTGCTGATTGAGATGGATAGAATTCTGAGGCCAAAGGGCTTCATCATTGTCTATGATAAGCGGTCAGTGGTGGAGTATGTAAGGAAATACTTGCCTGCATTACACTGGGAAGTTGTGACAAATTATGACATTGATCAAGGtaaagatgatgaagatgaagaagatgatcaTGCAGTGGTTATAATTCAAAAGATGTGGCTCACAAGTGATAGTATCCAGGTTTCAGAATAGTGTCATAATATTCACTGTATAAGTTCACATTAATTTCTGTAGCCTTATTACTGCGGCCTAAGTTTTCAGTGTAGCTCTCTTCACTGTAGACGTAAGTCGCAGTGAAAGCTCACTTAAATCATCATATCTTTTtatttgcatttatttattaaattttggaCGCTTCAGCGTTTATATCCACACCTAAGGGATGCcgatttttcaattaatttttacatattacTGTACTAGatattgtagttttttttttcaacacttCTTCTTATGTTTTGGGATCACGTTGGCCCCTTGGTTGTTAACCTAACTGCTTGAAAAGGGGTACTATTGGCATGCAGGACTCTAAAAAATATGGTTTAGGTGGAGTTGAGTCCTGCCATAACTTGGGTTGTTATTTAAAGGAAAATAGTGCTTTGCTCAAACAATAGAGCACGACCCTTGAGTCGAGAAGACTGACAAAGTACTGCTTAAATTGGATACTTTTATGGTCGGTGAGGATTTGTTGTGTTTTTAGACTCTGCTCCTTAATTTTCCGAACAGGCTCAGCTTATAAATGATGTATACCATTTATAAGCCTAAGCAAATTCCATGACTTCAAAAACACATAAGACCAAgaaaagaatgactactgtTATTAATTAACTCTTGTTTTGGTGAGTTCAGACCATTATGTAACATTACTATAATGGTGGTTTGGAACTTTGGATCCATGAGCTTCCCTTTGCtttgttaagaaaaataatgaaaagaattatcaataTTACGTACGTATGCGGCAGTTGATCAAGTAATCACTATCTGGAGCAATTTAATGAGAAGTTCAGAACTTCTGTCATTTCTAATCACTTTTCTGATGTTTTGTTTTGGGCTACAATGGGGCAAAGTTAATAGCTGCCACAATTTTCGCTTGAGTTCAgaaatttacaatttaattcTCATTTTCATCTACTAAggaaaagaaacataaataagCTTATCAAAATTTGCATTCAACTTAGTATAGATTTAGTTTACTCGCTTATATTATCTAAGCCAAATCGAAATTACAGATTTTGATGAGGTAGCTTTTTCAAGTCCATATTTTCATTCGTTGTGTTTAATCTCAGAAACTAAACAAAATTGCATAATTTAATCTCCCAAAAATATCTGTCAATCGTGAACCTTTTCAACTAGGTATTTAGTGTGTAATACTTAAAAGTCAAACACTCTTCGTGGCTAACATTTTTTTTCCGGTCTTATGGGGAGAGGAAAGGGAACTTGAGATAGCATGCATTCTTTACCGTGGATGCATGTCCAACTGGCTGTGCTACTTCAGCTACGATGGATGGACTTTCATATCATTGCCAACGTATATGAACCAAAAAAAGGCATCTTAAAACAAATCACTTCATAGCATTTGCACGATCCAACCCCATCTTCATAAAGGGATCTAAGCCAGATCTATATCCACTTCCAGAAATTGTCCATCCCTTCTGAAACTTGTAGACAGTAAACGATAATCCTCGAAACTATGAGAGTCGACACGAAATCACAAACATGTATCTATAAAACGCAATTATTTGAAGCCGAAGGAGGTAGGCAGAGAGATTCAGATGTGGACGATGATAGCATATGGTGTTTGGGGGCAAAAAAGTTATCGACCATAATGTCTGGGAGAGGTATATGCAAGAACATGAGCGGAGTCGACGACTTTCATCAGGATAAGGCAAGatcaagataaaaaaatttctcttttgATATAATTGAGCTCTAAATTTGTTACGAATTAGTACAACAAAGTCCTACAAAATTGGATTAGTACCATATGTTCAAGGAAAAACACAAATTACCATATCATGTCTTTATAAATAGACAACCTTCCTTTTACTCATGCAGACTTCAACTTGGATGAAGTTGAAGCGAGATGGGAGAGAATTCTGTGTCCCACGAACATAAGAAAAACACCCAAAAGTCCTACAGTTTTGAGTGTA
This sequence is a window from Vigna angularis cultivar LongXiaoDou No.4 chromosome 2, ASM1680809v1, whole genome shotgun sequence. Protein-coding genes within it:
- the LOC108323270 gene encoding probable methyltransferase PMT3, which translates into the protein MASMARGRADVNSRKNLVVAVLFLVIVGVFFYFYSQSGDSSIVEYGDKSLRQLGLKGDRDVSESSSTLIGGEDSAIPKTIPVCDDRLSELIPCLDRNLIYQTRLKLDLALMEHYERHCPIPERRYNCLIPPPPGYKIPINWPKSRDQVWKANIPHTHLATEKSDQNWMVVKGEKIVFPGGGTHFHYGADKYIASIANMLNFPNNNINNEGRVRSVLDVGCGVASFGGYLLSSDVIAMSLAPNDVHQNQIQFALERGIPAYLGVLGTLRLPYPSRSFEFAHCSRCRIDWLQRDGILLLELDRLLRPGGYFAYSSPEAYAQDEEDRRIWREMSALVERMCWKVAAKRNQTVIWVKPLTNSCYLKRMPGTLPPLCRSDDDPDAVSGVKMKACISRYSDQMHKAKGSGLAPWPARLTTPPPRLAEIHYSSKMFEKDVEVWQERVDNYWSKLGSKIKAGTIRNVMDMRANIGSFAAALKDKDVWVMNVVPQNEPKSLAIIYDRGLIGAVHNWCEAFSTYPRTYDLLHAWTVFSDIIKKECSPEDLLIEMDRILRPKGFIIVYDKRSVVEYVRKYLPALHWEVVTNYDIDQGKDDEDEEDDHAVVIIQKMWLTSDSIQVSE